The DNA region CGACGCACGCGCGCAGTTCCGCCAACAAGCGAGCTAGGGGGGTACGGGGGGAAGCAGCCCTCGCATAATACGATCTGAGCCACTCACATTTTCGGGCCAAAATCCGATCCCATCTCAGGTACAAGAAACCCCGATAGTTGACATGTACCGACCGTTTCGGTCCGATCAACCTATTGACCTGACAGTATTTTCGTGGCCCTATTCGGTTGGCGCAAGCTTCTCCTGGGCACCATTCGGCTTCAGTCATCGATCGTCAGCCGCGCGCCGGGCTGGCGCCACCATCTGGGCTCGGGATGCTCGGCATGGGGATCGGTCAGCGAGGAGATGTCGACGGCCCGGCCGGCGTGAGCTTCGAAATCGGCCTCGTACGTCTCCCGGTCCCACAGATACTTGTGACCCCACCGGCGCGCGAGGTCGAGTGCGCCCAGGCGCCGGGCCTGCTGGCGATGGCGCTCGAACGTCTCATCCAGGCCGAGATACTTGTAGTGCAGGTTCAGGACCTCGTCGCGTGCGGGCAGGACGACCTCGCCCGCGAAGCGGACGCGGTGGCGGCCGGGCGCATAATCGGTCGACGCGATCCGGTCGGGTCGCAAGATCTGGAGCTTGCTCATGTTCGCCCACGGCGCGCCGTGGGGATGGTCGCGCCAGAGCAGGCTGCCCGCTTGCGGCGTGCGGCGCTCGATCATCTGGAAACCGAGCGCCGGGATCGCCGTGACGCCCTGCGCGGACATGCGCTCGAGATATCGTTTCATGTCGGGGTGGTGCAGATGTTCGTCGATATTGGCGATCACCACCCAGTCCGCCTCGCCCCGGCTGAGCTGCCAGGACGTGTCGTAGATGTGCTTCGCGCTCAGGATCCAGCTCTCCGGATGCGCCCGCTCGAGCTTGCGCAGCGTCACGTCGGGCCGGGATGCGAGCCGCTCGGCGCTCCCGTCGGTCGAGCCGTCATCGTGGATGAAGAAGCGATCGACCCAGGGGGCATAGTGGCGGAAGAAGAAGTCGAGCCGCGGCGCGTCGTTCCAGCACACGGTGTGGAGATGGACCCGCATCATGCGGCCCTGTCGCCGAAACGCAGCAGCGCCTGGCGTGCGCGCTCCAGCTCCTCGGCCGGCGCGTCGCGCCACCACGAGATCCGCGCCCTGAGACGGGCGATGCGCGCCTTGAGGCCGCGCCGCTGCCCCGCGCCGCGAAAGAAGGAGCGCGCGATCAGCGCCCCGGTCGAGCCGAGCCGGGCATGCTGGGCGTAGACGAGGTCCGGCGGCACGGGCAGGCCGGTATCGTCCGGCGCCGCAACGCCCCCGACACAGAAACGGATCCCGGCCCGGCGGGCCTCGCCGGCCAGATCGTCCAGCAGGGGATGGGCAAGGACCGTGAGCCGGTTCGCCGCACCGAGATCGATGGAGAGATCGTTCAGCCCGACATGAATCTCCTCGATGCCAAGGCCGGGAAGACCGGCGATCGCCTCGCAGGCGGCGACGCGCTCGACCAGCGGGACGAGCCGCGCCCGCCCGTCGATCAGGCCGGCGAAACGTGCCACCTCGTCCAGCGCGACGAAGTTCGGCAGCATGAGGATTTCCGCCCCCGCCCGGAGCACGGCCTCGATTTCGCCCGCGCTGTGCGGCCCCATCGCGTTGCAGCGCACGAAGAGGCGCGCCCGGCTCACCGTGCGGCGCAGAGCCCGCAGGTCGTCCAGCGTATGCGGCGAGATCCAGGTCGGGCGCCCGCTTTGCCGCGCCGCCTTGCCAAGCGTCTCCAGGTCGACGCCGATCCGGTCGATTTCCGCCAGATCGGCCTCGCGCGCGAGATCGAGATCAGCCGTCCAGAGCGTCAGCAGGAAGTCGCTCACCACCTCACCATGCAAAGGGGATCGAGGGATCGTCGGCCCGGCGGCGCTCCTCGTCGGGAGCGCCGAAATCGTAGGGTTCGCTGTTGAGGTGGAGCAGGAAGGCCGAGCTGTCGCCCAGCGCCTTGAACCCGTGCCACACGCCGGGGGGAATGCGCACCAGGCGCGGCGCGAGCTCGCCCATGACGATCTCCGCCACGCGCCCGCGCGCCGCACTGTCCGGCCGGTCGTCGTAGAGCACGAGCTTGACGAGGCCGGTGATGGCGGCGAGCTGATCGATCTGGAGCGTATGCCGGTACCAGGCCTTGACGATTCCGGGGAAGGACTGGGTGACATAGACTTGGCCGAAGCCGGGAAAATCCCGATCGTCGCGGCGCTGGACCTCCATGAGGCGCCCGAACTCGTTGGCCACCAGCTTCAAGGGGGTCACGACCACCCCGGGAATGCCTGCCTCGCTCATGGCTAGCCCGTGAAACTCACATGGTGGAAGATCGCGCGAGCGGTTTCGGTCCGGGGCTTGCGGATCGCGATGCAAGAGCCTTCCAGGCCGAGCTCCTCGTCGATCGGCGAGCGCGGCGCCTTCTCCGGCAAGGTGGCGTGCACCCGGTATCCCAGATTGGTGATCGCGAAGCGCAGCACCGGGCGGACCGAGGGCCAGTCGGCGTCGTCGAACATGACCACGCCGCCGGGGCGCAACAGCTTGTCCACGAAGAAGAAATCGGTGAAGACGTAATCGAAGGTGTGCCAGCCGTCGATGAAGGCGAAATCGACCCGTTCGCCGCGCGCTTCCAGGAGCGGGAGAACCCGGTGGGAGGGCGCCTCGTGGAACTCGATCATCGCGCTCAGGCCCGCCGCGTCCAGGTGGGCGAGGCCGCGCCCGCGCCAGTAGCTCGTCTGGTGAGGGTCCATGACGATGTGCCGGCGTCCGGCGCGATCGCGCTGCCCGGACAGTCCGATCGCCAGGGCCGAGAACCCGTAGCCGAGCCCGACCTCCACGCTCGTGGCGGGGTCGACGCCGTCCACCACCGAGGCGAGGAGTTCGACCTCGTCGCGATGAATGCCTCCCGTGATGCGGTCGACTTTCTCGGCCTGAGCCCCGTCGAGCCCGAGTATGTCCCGGACATAGCCGGGCTCCAGTGTCGGGCACGACTGGAAAAGCGCCTCGAGTTCCGCGTGCACAGCTGCCTCCACCCTCGCCTGCGGAAGATACGCTGCGACGCCCGATGCTGGAAACCGATTTGTTGCCGGCGCCAATCGTCCGCGCCCGCGTTGACAGCGGGCCCTGCGGGCGCGAAAGACGGCGCTGACGATTTTTCAAGCGCACGGAAGAGACGGCGGCCTCATGACCATTCATCTGCACCGGGGCGACCTGCCCGCAGGACTCGATTTCGGCAGGGCGGTGGCCGTGGATACCGAGACCCTCGGGCTGTCGCTGGTGCGCGACCAGCTGTGTCTGGTCCAGCTCTCGGCCGGGGACGGGGACGCCCATCTCGTCCAGCTCGACCGGACCTCCTATGACTGCCCGAACCTGAAGGCCCTGCTCGCCGACACGGGCGTGGAGAAGATCCTGCACTTCGCGCGCTTCGACCTCGCCATGATCGAGAAATATCTCGGCGTGACGATGAGCCCGGTCTTCTGCACCAAGATCGCCTCGAAACTCACCCGCACCTATACCGACCGGCACGGGCTGAAGGACGTGGCGCGCGAGATCGCGGGCATCGAGCTGTCCAAGCAGCAGCAGAGTTCCGACTGGGGCGCGGCCGAACTCACCGAGGCGCAGCAGCAATATGCCGCCGCCGACGTGCTCTATCTTCACCAGATCCGCGACGGGCTCGCGGCCATGCTGGAGCGCGAGGGACGCAGCGGACTGGCCCGCGCGTGCTTCGACTTCCTGCCCTGGCGGGCGCGGCTCGATCTGCAGGGCTGGGGCGAGACCGACATCTTCGCCCATACCTGACCGGCGGCTGGCCCGGTGCCGCGTCGGCGAAGCCGCCTTGAATCCGCCGCCGCCCAAGGCCACAACTAGGCGGGAGCCTTGAAGAAACGACCCGCCATGAGCCTGGCCGAGACCCACATCGCCATCGGACCCGCGCTCGGCGAACGCCGGGCGCAATCGCTGGCGGCCGCGCGCCGGCGCTCGCGCTTCGTGGCCGGGCTGCGCCTCGCGCTGCTGGCCGCGCTCGCCCTCATCGTGCTCAATGCGGCGGTGCAGGTCCTGATCAACGGGCGCGGGCGCGACTTCGCGCCGGCCTCGGTGCCGACCGGCGAGGTGGAACGCATCGTCAATCCGCGCTTCACCGGACGCGACGCGCAGGGCACGCCCTTCGTCGTCACCGCCGACAGCGCGGTGCGCCAGCCCGGCGGCGTTCCCGGCCTGACCGCCCTGGAAAACCCGCGCCTCGACTATGCGCTCCTCGGCGAGGCCGCCGGGCAGAGCGCGGTGCTGGCCGAGACCGGCATCTACAATCCGCAGGCGCGCACGCTGCGCCTCGAGACCGGTGTCAGCCTGTCGACCCGTTCCGACTACGAGTTCGAGACCAGCAGCGCGACGCTGCATCTGCAAGACTCGCGCATCACCGGTGACGCTCCGGTTTATGGCGAGGCGCCCTGGGGCGCGATCCGCGCGGGCGGGTTCGAGGTGCGCGACGACGGCCGGCATGTGATATTCACCGACGGCGTGGTGACGCGCCTGATCATCGACGAGCGCGCCGGGGACGGCGCCGAGGAGGCCACCGAATGAAGTCCGCTGTCCTTGCCGCCGCCCTTGCCGGCGTGGCCCTTTCGCTTTCCGGCGCTGCCGGCGCCGAGGCCCAGGCCGGCGCGCTGACCCCGCCGGGCGAAGGCCCGCTCGATGTCAGCGCCGACGACCTCGACGTGTTCGACCGGGAAAACCGGATCGTGTATTCCGGCGACGTCAACGCGGTGCGCGGCGATACGCGACTGCGCGCGGACCGGGTCGAGGTGTTCTTCGAACCCGCCGAAGGCGCGGGCTTCGGGGCGGTGACCCGCATGGAGGCGAGCGGGGACGTGTACTACGTCACTCCGACCGAGGTGATCCGCGGCGATCGCGGCGTCTATGACTTCGTGGCGGGCGAGATCGTGCTTTCCGGC from Marinicauda algicola includes:
- a CDS encoding class I SAM-dependent methyltransferase codes for the protein MHAELEALFQSCPTLEPGYVRDILGLDGAQAEKVDRITGGIHRDEVELLASVVDGVDPATSVEVGLGYGFSALAIGLSGQRDRAGRRHIVMDPHQTSYWRGRGLAHLDAAGLSAMIEFHEAPSHRVLPLLEARGERVDFAFIDGWHTFDYVFTDFFFVDKLLRPGGVVMFDDADWPSVRPVLRFAITNLGYRVHATLPEKAPRSPIDEELGLEGSCIAIRKPRTETARAIFHHVSFTG
- a CDS encoding LptA/OstA family protein is translated as MKSAVLAAALAGVALSLSGAAGAEAQAGALTPPGEGPLDVSADDLDVFDRENRIVYSGDVNAVRGDTRLRADRVEVFFEPAEGAGFGAVTRMEASGDVYYVTPTEVIRGDRGVYDFVAGEIVLSGNVVLTQGCNVSTGSRLVANLETGVSQLAGAEGGERVRSVFFPDRDTQAPAAQVEDCPRPEIPGEGPEPFVEG
- a CDS encoding glycosyltransferase family 2 protein, whose amino-acid sequence is MMRVHLHTVCWNDAPRLDFFFRHYAPWVDRFFIHDDGSTDGSAERLASRPDVTLRKLERAHPESWILSAKHIYDTSWQLSRGEADWVVIANIDEHLHHPDMKRYLERMSAQGVTAIPALGFQMIERRTPQAGSLLWRDHPHGAPWANMSKLQILRPDRIASTDYAPGRHRVRFAGEVVLPARDEVLNLHYKYLGLDETFERHRQQARRLGALDLARRWGHKYLWDRETYEADFEAHAGRAVDISSLTDPHAEHPEPRWWRQPGARLTIDD
- a CDS encoding aldolase — encoded protein: MSDFLLTLWTADLDLAREADLAEIDRIGVDLETLGKAARQSGRPTWISPHTLDDLRALRRTVSRARLFVRCNAMGPHSAGEIEAVLRAGAEILMLPNFVALDEVARFAGLIDGRARLVPLVERVAACEAIAGLPGLGIEEIHVGLNDLSIDLGAANRLTVLAHPLLDDLAGEARRAGIRFCVGGVAAPDDTGLPVPPDLVYAQHARLGSTGALIARSFFRGAGQRRGLKARIARLRARISWWRDAPAEELERARQALLRFGDRAA
- a CDS encoding ribonuclease D, translated to MTIHLHRGDLPAGLDFGRAVAVDTETLGLSLVRDQLCLVQLSAGDGDAHLVQLDRTSYDCPNLKALLADTGVEKILHFARFDLAMIEKYLGVTMSPVFCTKIASKLTRTYTDRHGLKDVAREIAGIELSKQQQSSDWGAAELTEAQQQYAAADVLYLHQIRDGLAAMLEREGRSGLARACFDFLPWRARLDLQGWGETDIFAHT
- a CDS encoding dTDP-4-dehydrorhamnose 3,5-epimerase family protein, producing MSEAGIPGVVVTPLKLVANEFGRLMEVQRRDDRDFPGFGQVYVTQSFPGIVKAWYRHTLQIDQLAAITGLVKLVLYDDRPDSAARGRVAEIVMGELAPRLVRIPPGVWHGFKALGDSSAFLLHLNSEPYDFGAPDEERRRADDPSIPFAW
- the lptC gene encoding LPS export ABC transporter periplasmic protein LptC, which codes for MKKRPAMSLAETHIAIGPALGERRAQSLAAARRRSRFVAGLRLALLAALALIVLNAAVQVLINGRGRDFAPASVPTGEVERIVNPRFTGRDAQGTPFVVTADSAVRQPGGVPGLTALENPRLDYALLGEAAGQSAVLAETGIYNPQARTLRLETGVSLSTRSDYEFETSSATLHLQDSRITGDAPVYGEAPWGAIRAGGFEVRDDGRHVIFTDGVVTRLIIDERAGDGAEEATE